Below is a window of Malania oleifera isolate guangnan ecotype guangnan chromosome 1, ASM2987363v1, whole genome shotgun sequence DNA.
TTCCTTACAAGCCCTGTATATAACTTGCCTTGCTTACAAAACTCTTTAaacaaaaccagcgtactcagtccTAATGCCTAACCTGAGGATCTCTCTCCCAGTCTAGTTCTCCACCTCAAGCACAAGTTAAACCTAGCAAACACCTTAGACTTGTGCCACTTGAGATACACCAAGACCTTTTGTGATAAACCCACAAAACATATATGTTTACCccgtgatgctatcctcaccgATCTCCAaatatctgaatacatgtagtcatccatatgccTTAACCACATATGCCATAGAACATTTGACTCAAATTTTACAACTATAACTCTACCTACAACCGTATTACCCtatagtgcatagatatttcccgctaccttttgtcctttcatcaccattAAGTCgtcttcacacactttcattatcccactttcagATTTGTAACTATATCCGTTACAATCTAAAGAGCCCAATGAAATTACGTTCCTTTTTAGATTCGGTACATGTTTTACATCACATAAGGTTCTCACAATActatcatacattttgattttgacatttccaataccaattattttgcatgaaatattatttcccataaaaaaaaaaatcagaattaACTAAACTGTAGGTATTGAACCATTTTATATTTGctgtcatatgataagagcatccGGAATTTAGGATCCAAGAATTTGTGAAGCActccgaacccgatgaaacatatagcatatcaccatcactgctccttgagtctccttccactacatttgcggATTTTGATGGATCCTTCTGATTCTCAGCATTCCCTTTTTTCTACTCCAGAACATTCCGATCTTATGTGTCCAATTTTGCCGCACTTAAAATACTTTATGTCCTTTTTTGTACTGCAACCGAGATCTGCTTCAGGACTTTCGTATTTCACGGGATTGGTTACTTTTCACTACAAACCCTTCACCATGCAAAACTTCATTGCtgaccatttttttttatgaaaccaAGTTATGTGCTTGTTACTTCTTTCAAATTCAGGCTTTCTTTGCCCCATATCAGAGTGGTAACCAAATTCTCACACGTGTGAGacgcaggtagggaattcaatagcatcagcgCCTTGTCTTCCTCCTCTTACTTTACATTAACACACatcaaatcactcacaatctaattgaatgtgttgatatgttggttcaaatccgaaccctccaccatcttaagccaatataacttttgcttaagaaacaatttgttcgataaagacttaaACATATACTGACTTTCCAGTTTCCTCCAAACTGCTACTGGAGAATCCTCACCCATGACATGGTACAACACGTCATCAACCAAACAAAGTCGGATGGTTGATAttacctttgcctccaattcatttGATAttacctttgcctccaattcattcTAACTTGCTTCATCTATGCTTTCCGATTGAATTCCATATAAGGCATTATGTCTTGCTGTactaagagatccttcacccttctctgtcacaaattgaaatttcagattccatcaaacttgacaacgtcaaattttacacatcctcaatttttttttttttttgcttatctTCTTTCCATGATACCCTtttctctcttcctcctctcgCTAGAAAGGGGGTACTTATAGGATTTCATCTTGCAAAGAACTTGGATGAGAGAAATTAACAAGCTTATTTTTTGTTCTTTAGGACTTTAGTTAGGGAGTGACAAAGGACTTTGGGGTTTATACTCTTTCGAAAAAATTTTCTGCAAGTCCTTCCCATCTCATTTGATTCATGATCCCAATGCTACTCCTTTTGCCATTTGCTCATACATTTAGAAAGCTAAAGTTCCATCAAGTATTAAGGCCTTTATGTAGACAACAATCTTGTAAAAAAGATAATACTAATGACATGTTTCATAAATGAAGATCTAGTGAGTCTTTATGGCCTAATTTGTGTGTTCTTTGTTTTCAGAAGGGAGAATTGCATTTGTTCTTACATTGTCACTTCTCTCAAACACTTCAGAGTAAGTTGTTGGTATTCTTGGAGAGAATTTGGTTTGTCCTTCCTCTTTGGAGGCATTGGGGAAGGAGAGAGAGGCCATGTGGCTTGCTTGATTATTACTATCTTTTGGCGTATATGGATGGAGAGAAatggtaaaatttttaaaagttcgACTACTTCTTCCAATTTGCTTTGGAATAGAGTTGTATTTCTTGCATTGTTGTAGGTTTCAACTGATGGCCTCGTTTGGAATTTATAATAAGATTGGGTTGTTTACATATTTATTTGTCTTACCTTTTTacattttagtttttttattttttaaagttttttctTGTAGTTTGGGCGATGCGTTgtcctccttttctttttctttttcctatattattcttctctttttctaacaaatttctttgtttatataaaaaaagaATGTTtgataaataataagaaaattgaCACAAAATTATCTTGATTTTCGCTATTAATTTTTTTAGCTATGATTTGATAACAGATGATTATGATCGTTTTGTACACCACACCTAGACACATAATAGAGATACCTATGCAATGTGCGTGTGTTTTGACATCCCTAGTTTGACCTGTTGGTCCGATTTCTTCAACTAGCCCATTGACTTAAATATATGTTTGTTTGTGTGCGCAAATGCTTAACCTTCCTTGTAAGCTAAAATCCAATTTGATTGTTTTTTGGCATAAAAACCAACCAACCAACCGGCTGATTTGTCTAGTCGGTCCGGCCTACctgataaacacacaataaataacactTATGACTATGAACAAATAATTTTTTCCCATAAAGACTGCTTTTAAAATTCAGAATTATCTCTTCATGTGCTGTCGAGCTGCATGtacgggggagtgttaaagcttaatatacaGTGTTAGCTCATGACCTAATAGCTTTAAATTTTAAGTAGATTTATTTATTTGACCAGTCCAGCCTACAATGATTTCATGTTCACCGGtcagtattttttaaaaaacatgatttacatgttaaaaaaatatatttaattataaaaatattttcaccacatcATGTCTCAAAAGAATTGGTGTCTGCATTTTCCCTTTATGCACCATTAAATCCAGTAgagttaattttattttatttttttcaattgagTGGCAGAGATGAAGAAAAATCTTAAAAGAGAGGAGAAAGCACAGCTATTTTCAGGTTGGTACTGTTGGGGCacgtaattaattaaaataaaagtgaAGGGATTTTCTCAAAGCCAGACAAAATCTTCGTCATCGGTTCAACACAAAGGTACGCCaatgaatattatgaagatcccatttgttgtttgtttatttttattcatttatttatttagggaTGAGAAGCtgaattttggattttcttgGTATTAGTCACTGAGTGGGAGACGCACGTGCAGGGTTAATTGGGAGTAGGGTGTTGGCCCCCTTCCCTACGACCTTTGagtttcatttctcatttttcaaCTCATGTTccaatttatcatttttatttttttagcccctatttgaattttaatacttaaaaaaaaaaaaggaaaaaaaatatataaacaaaagCATGATTTTAtacatttaatatttaatttttcttagaaAGTATTTTTTTTGAACAAATTGTGGCATCCTACAAATGCCCCCATAGAGACCACCACAGCGTCTACCCAATACAAGTCCCGACAGCTCCTCCCTCCCACCCGAAAACCCCCCACCTGCCCCATTCAAAAGTCCTCCCTTCGGAGGAAATGAACCTTGGTGCTCCCAATGAAGAGCTAGGAGATGAATCATATGATCTCAAGGTCAGGTTCTCTTAgatagtatttgatatagaaaaaaactgaaggaaaaaataattttttctctaactttcttttctcaaataaaattttaGATCTAAACGGAGCTTTATTAGGAACGTTGAAACCATCCACtctcaaaattcaatttttttttgtactTAGGCCTACAAACTCCATAATGGCTAGCAAGCTGATGGAAGTGTAGTAACCCCGAGGAAACCAAAAACAAGGACAAACCACATATTTTTAGGGACTTCGGGCTACAGTTAAATGGACTGTGACACTATCCCTGGCTAGCATAACCTTCTATGGTAATGGCAGCAAAAATGTCCTAAAAGAAGAGAGAATGTTCTCTAGCTTGGCAGCAAAAATGTCCCAAAAGAAGAGAGAATGTTCTCTAGCTTTGTAGAGTATTACTTTTTTTGGGGGTGACTTTTAGGCTTCTTTTTAGTTTTTAGGGGCAACTTAATCGccatatcaaataatattattgaGCATACAGTCccttattttttcttaattaaatttcATATGCCCCCGGGTACCTCTCCTTCGATAAAATAAGAAGCCCTAGTAGCCTGTTTGGGGTTTAGAAGCATACTCAaatgggttttggggtttggccCAAATTCAGCAAATAATTTGGCCAACCCATTATGGAAATAGAGCTTTCCTTCCCTTAGATCACGGAATATTATTTTATCTCCAAACCTCAAACTTCAAATACCCAACACTTCTCTTAACCCCCACCCCCCTTGCCCTGAACCCTCCCCATTTTGAGCCAATTTTGAGACAATTCATCAATGGCTGCCACTCACAAACTCACACCCATTCTCCTCTCCCTCCTCCTCCCTCTCCTCCTGCCCTTCCACCCTTGCCCAGCCTCCTCAGCTGAGCTCGAAGACTTTGAAGATTTTGAAGATTACACTCTCGATGCTCACTTTCCCCATCTCCACTCCTTTCGGCACCGACACCACACCGGTATAAGGAAAGGTAAGCATTGTCATCCTCATAACAACATATGCAATGGGGTTTCAGTGCGCAATGGGACTGGCCTTCTATTTTGCTGCAAAAAGCATTGTCGTAATGTCCTTGGAGATAGGAATAATTGTGGGAAATGCAAACACAAGTGCAAGTTTGGACAGCTTTGTTGTGGCGGCAGTTGCACCAGCGTCGGCTCCGATGCCACCCATTGTGGCAAGTGCGATAATGCATGCGATCCAGGGGTTATATGTGAGAATGGCTCATGTGGGTATGCTTGAATAAACTTCCCTCCAAAATACAAACACAATTCTACGTTCTTtgaatatataataaatgaagTACATTATTGTtcaatggatatataaatgaagtaTATTATTGTTCAATGCATACATGTGAGATTGGTTATTTGATTACTTGCGAGGGAAGATATATTTTGTATCTAGATTCAAACGCTTGCTTT
It encodes the following:
- the LOC131158092 gene encoding protein GRIM REAPER-like; the encoded protein is MAATHKLTPILLSLLLPLLLPFHPCPASSAELEDFEDFEDYTLDAHFPHLHSFRHRHHTGIRKGKHCHPHNNICNGVSVRNGTGLLFCCKKHCRNVLGDRNNCGKCKHKCKFGQLCCGGSCTSVGSDATHCGKCDNACDPGVICENGSCGYA